A window of the Lysinibacillus irui genome harbors these coding sequences:
- the hslU gene encoding ATP-dependent protease ATPase subunit HslU, with amino-acid sequence MTQKNLTPRQITEHLDRYIVGQNEAKRAVAIALRNRYRRSLLNDDMKAEVIPKNILMIGPTGVGKTEIARRIAKLTNAPFVKVEATKFTEVGYVGRDVESMVRDLVEASHRLVKEEMMESVKEQAEELANEAIVKLLVPSLRKKQAMQNPFEMLFGGKEQSSTDDSSTDEAEVRSKRAQIAIDLRNGKLENEWVTVEVTEQNPSIFDALQGTGMDMSANSGMQDMLSSLMPKKQKKRRVQVKDARRILTIEEANKLIDADEVAQEAITRAEQSGIIFIDEIDKIASKEGNTSANVSREGVQRDILPIVEGSTVTTKYGAVKTDYMLFVAAGAFHMSKPSDLIPELQGRFPIRVELEKLTKQDFVRILQEPDQSLILQYKALLETEGVEIHFTTDAIERIAEIATEVNQETDNIGARRLHTILERLLEELSFEASEIAPASIPINAAYVDQKLAGIVKNKDLSQFIL; translated from the coding sequence ATGACGCAAAAAAATTTAACGCCAAGACAAATTACTGAGCATTTAGATCGCTATATTGTTGGGCAGAATGAAGCTAAGCGAGCAGTAGCCATTGCGTTGCGCAATCGCTATCGTCGTTCGTTGTTAAATGATGATATGAAGGCTGAAGTTATTCCGAAAAATATTTTAATGATTGGTCCAACTGGTGTCGGAAAAACGGAAATTGCCAGAAGAATTGCGAAGCTTACAAATGCTCCTTTTGTAAAAGTTGAAGCGACAAAGTTTACAGAGGTAGGCTATGTAGGTCGAGATGTTGAATCAATGGTTCGTGACTTAGTAGAAGCCTCACATCGTTTAGTTAAGGAAGAAATGATGGAGTCTGTTAAGGAACAAGCTGAGGAATTAGCAAATGAAGCAATCGTCAAACTTTTAGTGCCTTCTTTAAGGAAAAAACAGGCGATGCAAAATCCATTTGAAATGTTATTCGGTGGGAAAGAACAATCATCAACTGACGATTCATCAACTGATGAAGCTGAGGTACGCTCTAAGCGCGCGCAAATTGCCATTGATTTACGCAATGGTAAATTAGAAAATGAATGGGTTACTGTAGAAGTTACAGAACAAAATCCATCAATTTTTGATGCGCTTCAAGGAACTGGAATGGATATGTCTGCGAATAGCGGCATGCAGGATATGTTATCTAGTTTAATGCCGAAAAAACAGAAAAAACGCCGTGTGCAAGTGAAAGATGCACGCCGTATTTTAACTATAGAAGAAGCAAATAAACTGATAGATGCTGACGAAGTGGCACAAGAAGCTATTACTAGAGCAGAACAATCGGGTATCATTTTTATTGATGAAATCGATAAAATTGCTAGTAAAGAAGGAAACACTTCAGCAAATGTCTCACGTGAAGGTGTTCAACGAGATATTCTACCAATTGTAGAAGGATCTACTGTCACTACGAAATATGGAGCAGTGAAAACCGATTATATGCTGTTTGTAGCAGCAGGTGCATTCCATATGTCGAAGCCATCGGATTTAATTCCTGAATTACAAGGCCGTTTCCCAATTCGTGTAGAGCTAGAAAAATTAACAAAACAAGACTTTGTAAGAATTTTGCAAGAGCCAGATCAATCGCTTATTTTGCAATACAAAGCATTATTAGAAACAGAAGGCGTGGAAATTCATTTCACAACAGATGCTATTGAGCGAATTGCTGAAATAGCAACAGAGGTTAATCAGGAAACAGATAATATCGGAGCCCGTCGTTTACACACGATTTTAGAACGTTTACTTGAAGAGCTATCGTTTGAAGCATCTGAAATTGCACCAGCAAGTATCCCAATCAATGCTGCGTATGTTGATCAAAAACTTGCGGGTATAGTAAAAAACAAAGATTTATCACAATTTATACTGTAG
- the codY gene encoding GTP-sensing pleiotropic transcriptional regulator CodY — MNLLEKTRKINSMLQASAGKPVNFKEMADTLGDIIDSNVYILSRKGKLLGISIHQQIENERMKKMFEERQFPEEYTHSLFTISETSSNLDINNEHTAFPVENKDLFQNALTTIVPIVGGGERLGTLILARLSSQFEDDDLILAEYGATVVGMEILREKSEEIEEEARSKAVVQMAINSLSYSELEAIEHIFEELDGNEGLLVASKIADRVGITRSVIVNALRKLESAGVIESRSLGMKGTYIKVLNDKFLNALAEIKMK, encoded by the coding sequence ATGAATTTATTAGAAAAAACACGTAAAATTAACTCGATGCTTCAAGCTTCTGCTGGTAAGCCGGTAAACTTTAAAGAAATGGCTGATACTTTAGGAGATATTATTGATAGTAATGTCTATATTTTAAGCCGTAAAGGTAAATTATTAGGTATTTCAATTCACCAACAAATTGAAAACGAACGTATGAAGAAAATGTTCGAAGAGCGACAATTCCCAGAAGAATACACTCATAGCTTATTTACGATTTCTGAAACATCATCGAATTTAGATATCAATAACGAACATACTGCTTTTCCTGTAGAAAATAAAGATTTATTCCAAAATGCTTTAACAACTATCGTACCAATCGTTGGTGGTGGAGAGCGTTTAGGAACACTGATTCTTGCTCGTTTATCTTCTCAATTTGAAGATGATGATTTAATTTTAGCGGAGTACGGTGCAACCGTAGTTGGTATGGAAATTTTACGTGAGAAATCTGAAGAAATTGAAGAAGAGGCTCGTAGCAAAGCTGTCGTACAAATGGCTATCAATTCCCTTTCATACAGTGAGTTAGAAGCGATTGAACATATTTTTGAAGAACTTGATGGCAATGAAGGTTTATTAGTTGCTTCAAAAATTGCTGACCGAGTGGGTATTACAAGATCAGTAATTGTAAATGCATTACGTAAACTTGAATCTGCTGGTGTAATTGAATCTCGTTCTTTAGGTATGAAAGGTACTTATATTAAAGTACTAAATGATAAATTCTTAAATGCTTTAGCAGAAATTAAAATGAAATAA
- the flgB gene encoding flagellar basal body rod protein FlgB, with protein sequence MNLFGGTISSLEKGLSYATLNHKTIANNIANVDTPNYKAKNVSFKGMLEEQKSIAISAYRTDSRHYDFTIRQSTPGVNNVENLRYRNNGNAVDMDAEQAKLAENQIYYNALIDRVNGKLNTLNTVIKGGK encoded by the coding sequence TTGAATTTATTTGGAGGAACTATTAGTAGCCTGGAAAAAGGACTTTCCTATGCAACTTTGAATCATAAAACAATCGCAAATAATATTGCGAATGTCGATACGCCTAATTATAAGGCGAAAAATGTTAGTTTTAAGGGTATGTTGGAAGAACAAAAAAGTATAGCTATCTCTGCTTATCGTACTGATAGTAGACATTATGATTTCACGATTCGACAATCTACACCTGGTGTCAATAATGTTGAGAATCTGCGATATAGGAATAACGGAAATGCTGTAGACATGGATGCTGAGCAGGCGAAATTAGCTGAGAATCAAATTTATTACAATGCTTTAATTGATCGTGTAAATGGAAAATTAAATACATTAAATACTGTAATTAAAGGAGGTAAGTAA
- the flgC gene encoding flagellar basal body rod protein FlgC, with protein sequence MSIFHGMNTTASALTAQRLRMDVISSNMANMDTTRARQVNGEWEPYRRKSVTFSAQEGQFSKFLNVALGKNAKSGVGNGVKVTRISEDQETPFKLVYDPTHPDANADGYVNMPNVDPLKEMVDLMSATRSYEANITVFNANKSMLTKALEIGK encoded by the coding sequence ATGTCTATATTTCACGGGATGAATACCACTGCCTCTGCTTTAACAGCGCAACGATTACGCATGGATGTCATTTCTTCTAATATGGCTAATATGGATACAACTCGCGCTCGTCAAGTGAATGGGGAATGGGAACCATATCGACGTAAGTCTGTTACGTTCAGTGCACAAGAAGGACAATTTTCAAAATTTTTGAATGTTGCACTTGGTAAAAACGCCAAAAGTGGTGTTGGTAATGGTGTCAAAGTTACTCGTATTTCTGAAGATCAAGAAACACCTTTTAAACTTGTTTATGACCCAACTCATCCAGATGCAAATGCAGATGGTTATGTCAATATGCCGAACGTTGATCCATTAAAAGAAATGGTTGACTTAATGTCAGCTACGCGCTCCTATGAAGCGAATATAACTGTGTTTAATGCAAATAAATCAATGCTTACTAAGGCTTTAGAGATTGGTAAATAA
- the fliE gene encoding flagellar hook-basal body complex protein FliE, whose amino-acid sequence MAISSVSLMTPTQVVNETNKLNTTPYEAQQSFANSLKEAISKVNDQQITSDTYTQKLIKGEDVELHEVMIASQKASITLNATIEVRNKVIEAYQEIMRMSV is encoded by the coding sequence ATGGCTATTTCGTCCGTTTCGCTAATGACACCTACTCAGGTTGTAAATGAAACAAATAAACTTAATACAACACCTTATGAAGCCCAACAAAGCTTCGCGAACTCGTTAAAAGAAGCGATTTCTAAAGTGAATGATCAGCAAATAACTTCTGATACATATACTCAAAAACTGATTAAAGGTGAAGACGTAGAGTTGCACGAAGTGATGATTGCATCACAAAAGGCAAGCATTACATTAAACGCAACAATTGAAGTTCGCAATAAGGTGATTGAAGCTTACCAAGAAATAATGCGCATGAGTGTTTAA
- the fliF gene encoding flagellar basal-body MS-ring/collar protein FliF, whose protein sequence is MNERLTKIKNDTSQFWTSRSKKQKIVMIGSLVGVIALAAIVTFFASKTTYVPLYKDLSTREIGQVKEALDSQGVTYQIAPGGTSILVPEEQVDALLVQLASEGYPQTGTIDYSFANSSGFGMTDNEFNLLKKAATETEIAKLFKNLEGVKDAKVMITVPEEGVFVTDVQEEATASIVLNTDPGYKFTEQQITTMYNLVSKSIPNLKTDNIVISNQFSEYFDLNAATADGTSTTTAEGQLQMKKLVERDLQRQVQNMLGTLMGQDKVMVSVTTDIDFKKENREENLVTPVDEENMEGIAISAQRITEQYSGTGAAAAGTPEAETTTDNFTTYNEGATGNGDYERTEETINNDVNRIRKDIQEAPYKIQDIGIQVIVEPPTAADAASLPDGVREDIEKILSTIVRTTISKDVAAELTQEQIDEKVAVSVQPLYGKATEIADEKPVIPWWVWVIGGILLAVILLLAFFIIRSRKRAKEEEELSILEEQEELMIDDINEEIETEATMRRKQLEKMAKEKPDDFAKLLRSWIAED, encoded by the coding sequence ATGAATGAACGATTGACGAAAATAAAGAACGACACTAGTCAATTTTGGACGAGTCGAAGTAAAAAGCAAAAAATAGTTATGATTGGATCCCTAGTAGGAGTAATCGCACTAGCTGCCATTGTGACATTTTTTGCTTCAAAAACTACATATGTTCCACTTTATAAAGATTTATCGACAAGGGAGATTGGACAAGTAAAAGAAGCGTTAGATTCTCAAGGTGTAACCTATCAAATTGCTCCAGGTGGAACATCTATTTTGGTGCCAGAAGAGCAAGTTGACGCCTTATTAGTTCAATTAGCTTCAGAGGGGTATCCACAGACAGGTACAATTGATTACTCATTTGCTAATAGTTCAGGATTTGGTATGACAGATAATGAATTTAACCTACTTAAAAAAGCAGCTACTGAAACAGAAATTGCAAAGCTTTTTAAAAATTTAGAAGGTGTTAAAGATGCAAAAGTAATGATTACTGTCCCAGAAGAAGGGGTATTCGTTACGGATGTTCAAGAAGAGGCAACAGCATCTATTGTATTAAATACAGACCCCGGCTATAAATTCACAGAACAGCAAATTACTACTATGTACAATTTGGTGTCCAAAAGTATTCCAAATTTAAAAACTGATAATATTGTGATCTCTAACCAATTCTCAGAGTACTTTGATTTGAATGCCGCCACAGCAGATGGAACTTCTACAACAACTGCTGAAGGTCAATTACAAATGAAGAAATTAGTTGAACGTGATCTACAGCGTCAAGTACAAAATATGCTTGGCACATTAATGGGACAAGATAAAGTGATGGTTTCTGTCACAACAGATATTGATTTCAAAAAAGAAAATCGAGAAGAAAATCTTGTGACACCTGTTGATGAGGAAAATATGGAAGGTATTGCGATTAGTGCTCAACGAATTACAGAGCAATATTCTGGTACTGGAGCAGCAGCAGCTGGAACACCTGAAGCTGAAACAACTACTGATAACTTTACTACTTATAACGAAGGTGCTACGGGGAACGGGGATTATGAACGTACAGAAGAGACGATTAATAATGATGTAAACCGTATCCGTAAAGACATCCAAGAAGCTCCTTATAAAATTCAAGATATTGGGATTCAAGTCATTGTTGAACCACCGACAGCGGCTGACGCAGCATCGTTACCAGATGGTGTCCGTGAAGATATTGAGAAAATTTTAAGTACGATTGTTCGTACAACGATCTCCAAAGACGTTGCAGCAGAACTTACACAAGAGCAAATTGATGAAAAAGTAGCCGTATCTGTACAACCACTATACGGTAAGGCAACAGAGATTGCTGACGAAAAGCCTGTTATTCCATGGTGGGTTTGGGTTATTGGCGGTATCTTATTAGCCGTTATTTTACTACTTGCGTTCTTTATTATCCGTTCACGTAAACGTGCGAAGGAAGAAGAAGAGCTAAGTATCCTAGAAGAACAAGAAGAATTAATGATTGATGATATTAATGAAGAAATTGAAACGGAAGCTACAATGCGTCGTAAGCAGCTTGAAAAAATGGCTAAAGAAAAGCCAGATGATTTTGCGAAATTACTGCGTAGTTGGATTGCTGAAGACTAA
- the fliG gene encoding flagellar motor switch protein FliG, which produces MSKKEKELTGKQKAALLLISLGPEVSASVYKHLTEEEIERLTLEISSVKKVEANVKEEIIEEFHNIALAQDYITQGGIGYAKTVLEKALGVEQAQTIINRLTSSLQVRPFDFARRADPAQIFNFIQNEHPQTIALILSYLEAGQAGVILSSLPQEVQADIAKRIAVMESTSPEVISEIESVLERKLSSTVTQDYTETGGIDAVVEVLNGVDRQTEKTILDALEIQDPELAEEIKKRMFVFEDIVTLDNRSIQRVIRDCENEDLLLSMKVSSEEVKDIIFRNMSQRMAETFKEEMEIMGPVRLRDVEEAQSRIVAVIRRLEDAGEIIIARGGGDDVIV; this is translated from the coding sequence GTGTCCAAGAAAGAAAAGGAATTAACCGGAAAACAAAAGGCCGCACTCTTGTTAATATCATTAGGGCCTGAGGTTTCAGCTTCTGTTTATAAACATTTAACAGAGGAAGAGATTGAACGTTTAACTTTAGAAATTTCGAGTGTTAAAAAAGTAGAAGCAAATGTTAAAGAAGAGATTATCGAAGAATTTCATAATATCGCACTAGCACAAGACTATATCACACAAGGTGGTATTGGCTATGCGAAAACTGTTTTAGAAAAAGCGCTCGGAGTTGAACAAGCACAAACGATTATTAATCGTTTAACTTCTTCTTTGCAAGTGCGTCCGTTTGATTTTGCACGAAGAGCTGATCCAGCACAAATTTTCAACTTTATCCAAAATGAACATCCACAAACAATTGCCCTGATTCTCTCCTATTTAGAGGCGGGGCAAGCGGGTGTTATTTTATCTTCATTACCACAGGAAGTACAAGCTGATATTGCTAAACGTATTGCGGTTATGGAGTCGACTTCCCCAGAAGTGATTAGTGAAATTGAATCTGTGTTAGAACGTAAATTATCGTCAACCGTGACACAGGATTACACGGAAACGGGTGGTATTGATGCAGTCGTTGAAGTTTTAAATGGTGTAGATCGACAAACAGAAAAAACAATCCTAGATGCACTCGAAATACAAGATCCAGAGCTTGCAGAGGAAATCAAGAAACGTATGTTTGTGTTCGAAGATATCGTTACACTCGACAATCGTTCTATACAGCGTGTTATTCGCGATTGTGAAAACGAAGACTTACTGCTTTCAATGAAGGTATCAAGTGAAGAAGTGAAAGATATTATTTTCCGCAATATGTCACAACGTATGGCGGAAACCTTTAAAGAAGAAATGGAGATTATGGGACCTGTACGATTACGTGATGTAGAGGAAGCACAATCTCGAATTGTTGCTGTTATTCGTCGTCTAGAGGATGCTGGAGAGATTATCATTGCTCGTGGTGGAGGAGATGACGTCATTGTCTAG
- the fliH gene encoding flagellar assembly protein FliH gives MSRIIRSIYTQSDSDNVKEIQIRDMFEPIEPEQVDMPRQYELSMDDILAERDQLLAEARSMLQTEREKFEQEKQMHFQEIEHLKLSWEEERPNRVQEAYDEGFGQGYEDGMNKATEAMAQSLQTANEIIIQAKENAQKYIDDQEAVILELGLTAAERIIGTSLEQNSELFVSIVRRGLKEAREMKEIKIYVSPAYYALITANRDELAEMFPIDVPFMIFVNEDLENETDCYIETNHGRIMVSIDEQLNELRLKLHEILESKE, from the coding sequence TTGTCTAGAATCATCCGTTCTATTTACACACAATCCGATAGCGATAATGTTAAGGAAATACAAATCCGTGATATGTTTGAGCCGATTGAGCCTGAACAAGTTGATATGCCGCGACAGTATGAATTATCAATGGATGACATATTGGCAGAGCGAGATCAGTTACTTGCAGAAGCTAGATCTATGCTGCAAACAGAGCGTGAGAAGTTTGAACAAGAAAAGCAAATGCACTTTCAAGAGATTGAACACTTGAAACTCAGTTGGGAAGAAGAGAGACCAAATCGAGTTCAAGAAGCTTATGATGAAGGATTTGGGCAAGGTTATGAAGATGGTATGAACAAAGCTACTGAAGCGATGGCCCAGTCTCTTCAAACAGCAAATGAAATTATTATTCAAGCTAAAGAAAATGCTCAAAAATATATTGATGATCAAGAAGCAGTTATTTTAGAGCTTGGTCTAACTGCTGCTGAACGAATTATTGGCACGTCATTAGAACAGAATAGCGAACTGTTTGTGTCGATTGTACGCAGAGGATTAAAAGAAGCAAGAGAAATGAAAGAAATTAAAATTTATGTTTCTCCAGCTTATTATGCTTTAATTACAGCCAACCGTGATGAATTAGCAGAAATGTTCCCAATTGACGTACCGTTTATGATTTTTGTAAATGAAGATTTGGAGAATGAAACAGATTGCTATATTGAAACAAATCATGGTCGTATTATGGTTAGTATTGATGAGCAATTGAATGAGCTTAGGTTAAAGCTACATGAAATATTAGAAAGTAAGGAATGA
- the fliI gene encoding flagellar protein export ATPase FliI, whose protein sequence is MKTAQLIEHIPHIPTFKKFGRVTRVVGLMIESQGPDSSIGDVCKIHVDTINNGHQIILAEVVGFKDEIVILMPFTSLREISIGCLVEGTGAPLEVKVGPELIGKVLDSMGNPIDGTLLPKGLMTVPTEQDPPNPLTRPPINERLEVGVKAIDGMLTVGNGQRVGIFAGSGVGKSTLLGMIARNTQADLNVIALIGERGREVREFIERDLGSEGLSRSIVVAATSDQPALMRIKGAFTATAIAEYFRNRGLNVMLMMDSVTRVAMAQREIGLATGEPPAQKGYTPSVFAILPKLLERTGTNEKGSITAFYTVLVDGDDMNEPIADTVRGILDGHIVLDRNLANKGQYPAINVLKSVSRLMNHVAEPEHKKAAERLRELYYTYDKSEDLINIGAYKRGTSKEIDEAIYYEPLITTYLKQGYLDKVTLEESVNELITLSNGGGK, encoded by the coding sequence ATGAAAACGGCTCAATTAATCGAACATATTCCTCATATACCTACGTTTAAAAAGTTTGGTAGAGTAACTAGAGTTGTCGGCTTGATGATTGAGTCGCAAGGTCCAGATAGTTCCATTGGTGATGTTTGTAAAATTCATGTGGATACAATAAATAACGGTCACCAGATTATTTTAGCAGAGGTTGTGGGTTTTAAAGATGAAATTGTGATCTTAATGCCTTTCACCTCTTTACGTGAAATATCGATAGGCTGCCTTGTTGAAGGGACGGGAGCTCCATTAGAGGTAAAGGTGGGACCTGAATTAATTGGTAAAGTATTGGATTCTATGGGGAATCCAATCGATGGTACCTTATTACCGAAGGGGCTAATGACAGTTCCGACTGAGCAAGATCCACCAAATCCACTGACACGTCCACCAATCAATGAAAGACTCGAAGTAGGGGTTAAAGCTATTGACGGCATGTTAACAGTTGGGAATGGTCAACGTGTTGGGATATTCGCTGGTTCTGGTGTTGGGAAAAGTACGTTACTTGGTATGATTGCGAGAAATACCCAAGCTGATTTAAATGTCATTGCACTAATTGGAGAGCGTGGTCGAGAGGTCCGTGAATTTATAGAACGTGATTTAGGGTCTGAAGGTTTAAGTCGCTCTATTGTTGTAGCAGCCACTTCAGATCAACCAGCACTCATGCGAATTAAAGGGGCATTTACTGCTACAGCGATTGCCGAATATTTTAGAAATCGTGGCTTAAATGTCATGCTTATGATGGACTCCGTTACTCGTGTTGCTATGGCACAACGAGAAATAGGACTAGCCACGGGGGAACCCCCTGCACAAAAAGGTTACACGCCTTCTGTATTTGCGATATTACCAAAATTATTAGAACGTACAGGTACGAATGAAAAAGGTTCAATTACAGCATTCTATACAGTTTTAGTAGATGGTGATGATATGAATGAACCAATTGCGGATACGGTCCGAGGGATATTAGATGGACATATTGTATTGGATCGAAACCTTGCCAATAAAGGTCAATATCCAGCGATAAATGTCTTAAAAAGCGTGAGCCGTCTAATGAATCATGTTGCAGAGCCAGAACATAAAAAAGCTGCTGAGCGATTAAGAGAGCTCTATTATACATATGACAAATCAGAGGATTTGATCAATATTGGTGCTTACAAAAGAGGAACATCTAAAGAAATTGATGAAGCAATTTATTATGAACCTCTCATTACAACTTATCTTAAACAAGGTTACTTAGACAAAGTAACATTAGAAGAGAGTGTAAACGAATTAATAACATTATCGAACGGTGGTGGAAAATAG